From Calothrix sp. PCC 6303, a single genomic window includes:
- a CDS encoding pentapeptide repeat-containing protein — protein sequence MIHHLKKAYQKISNLLEQLEPISNLAVLIAAITYLTYGEQKQRNTEVTQAWTVITAAYEQRGSGGRIQALELLNASPSISGRRRFPWFWLTWNPESLQGLEAPNAFLQDIELPNADLWQANLKNANLRGANLRNSRLEGANLQSSTLAGADLQNSSLRIANLAEADLFRANLRSANLRGANLQNAGLVEANLQSSNLAGAKLQKATLNGANLKDAKYTSENASPELCKSLSVSYPCPTVFLEGFKPESRGMVRIN from the coding sequence ATGATTCACCACTTAAAGAAGGCGTATCAGAAAATTTCCAATCTACTGGAGCAGTTAGAACCAATATCCAATCTGGCTGTTCTGATTGCAGCCATTACTTATCTCACTTATGGGGAACAGAAGCAGCGTAACACGGAAGTTACTCAAGCATGGACAGTGATCACTGCTGCTTACGAGCAAAGAGGGAGTGGGGGACGCATTCAAGCTCTTGAGTTATTAAATGCCTCTCCAAGCATATCAGGACGGCGCAGGTTTCCTTGGTTTTGGTTGACATGGAACCCTGAGAGTTTGCAAGGATTAGAAGCTCCTAATGCTTTTTTGCAGGACATAGAGTTGCCTAATGCGGATCTCTGGCAAGCAAATCTCAAAAATGCTAACTTGCGTGGGGCAAACCTTCGGAACTCTAGATTAGAGGGAGCAAATCTTCAATCATCTACCCTTGCGGGGGCAGATCTTCAAAATTCTAGTTTACGTATTGCTAATCTTGCAGAAGCCGACTTGTTTAGAGCAAATTTACGATCTGCAAACTTGCGAGGAGCAAATCTTCAGAATGCTGGTTTAGTTGAAGCCAACCTACAGTCTTCTAATTTGGCTGGGGCAAAACTCCAAAAAGCAACATTAAATGGAGCTAATTTGAAAGACGCTAAATACACTAGTGAAAACGCCTCACCTGAGTTATGTAAGAGCTTATCAGTGAGTTACCCTTGCCCAACTGTTTTTTTAGAGGGATTTAAACCTGAATCAAGAGGTATGGTTAGAATAAATTAA
- a CDS encoding winged helix-turn-helix domain-containing protein: MSKLLHYGRHLLYSTEVAAKIGRNEAICLQQIHYWMSISGGKMVDGIKWFWKTYQQWSEELQLSVSTVRRVINKLKQLGLIAIERLSAKTYYQANWYTLKIETFKALFQNEQIDAIVLNNSICSKSTDDIKDYPSEENSPQQHFADVEEKEEVNYKPPQITHCAVDAAAASRRVDIKIVDSFSSEDSNGDQFSGGEIEEENEVDTTLGKPNKSEIKEICTELKRLRINPDPCLGLIKKHWENVESAIARVKEAVNEGWCNNPTGLFINSCKSGEKPKNTINTDVKAWFEWARKERIVLAMSGGLAYTPDGKAVKISEIMQEYPIPN; this comes from the coding sequence ATGAGTAAACTTCTACATTATGGACGGCACTTACTCTACTCAACTGAAGTAGCAGCCAAAATAGGTCGAAACGAAGCTATTTGTTTGCAGCAGATACATTATTGGATGAGCATATCTGGAGGCAAAATGGTTGATGGAATTAAATGGTTCTGGAAAACCTACCAGCAGTGGTCGGAAGAATTGCAATTATCTGTAAGTACAGTTCGCAGAGTAATCAACAAGCTCAAACAGTTGGGATTAATAGCCATCGAAAGACTTTCTGCAAAGACCTATTACCAAGCAAATTGGTATACGCTCAAAATTGAGACATTCAAAGCTCTTTTTCAAAATGAACAAATCGATGCGATCGTCTTAAACAATTCGATCTGTTCAAAATCAACAGATGATATCAAAGACTACCCTTCAGAAGAAAACTCTCCTCAACAACACTTTGCTGATGTAGAAGAAAAAGAAGAAGTTAATTATAAGCCACCCCAGATTACTCACTGCGCTGTAGACGCGGCAGCGGCTTCTCGCAGAGTAGACATAAAAATTGTTGACTCGTTTAGCTCCGAAGATAGTAATGGGGATCAATTTTCCGGCGGCGAAATTGAGGAAGAAAACGAAGTTGATACGACTTTGGGTAAACCGAATAAATCAGAAATTAAAGAAATTTGTACTGAGTTGAAAAGATTACGCATCAACCCAGACCCTTGTTTGGGGTTGATTAAGAAACATTGGGAGAATGTAGAGAGTGCGATCGCTCGTGTCAAAGAAGCAGTAAACGAGGGATGGTGCAATAATCCGACGGGCTTGTTTATCAATAGTTGTAAAAGTGGCGAAAAGCCTAAAAATACAATAAATACAGACGTAAAAGCATGGTTTGAATGGGCTAGAAAAGAGCGTATCGTACTGGCAATGTCGGGAGGATTGGCATATACACCAGACGGCAAAGCTGTAAAAATTAGCGAAATCATGCAGGAATATCCAATCCCCAATTAG
- a CDS encoding GNAT family N-acetyltransferase, with product MPKIQILQPCDEAILEAFLVKYATSSMFLRSNLRAVGLENQGKTFQGKYAAAIEDGQIVAVAAHYWNGMIILQAPTHLESVVTSCLELEKRDIFGMTGPAEQVEDASKILGLERQQFRIAEREIMFSLELCNLTVPIGLVTGHIECRFPILSELELLVEWSVAYQVEALGQIESQKLRDESRQTVEKRQADKSHFCLVRGEIPVAYCTFNARLPDIVQIGGVWTPPKLRGNGYAKSVVAGALLYARLQGVTQAVLFTSPNNIPAQSAYRAIGFQPTGEEYGLFLL from the coding sequence ATGCCTAAAATTCAAATATTACAACCTTGTGACGAAGCCATTCTCGAAGCTTTTCTCGTTAAATATGCGACAAGTTCGATGTTTTTGCGATCGAACTTGCGTGCGGTTGGGTTGGAGAATCAAGGTAAAACATTTCAGGGAAAATATGCTGCGGCAATAGAAGATGGGCAAATCGTTGCCGTTGCGGCACATTATTGGAATGGGATGATAATTCTACAAGCACCGACACATTTGGAAAGTGTTGTGACAAGTTGCTTGGAGTTGGAAAAACGAGATATTTTTGGAATGACTGGTCCTGCGGAACAGGTTGAGGATGCAAGTAAAATCTTGGGATTGGAGAGACAACAGTTTCGGATTGCCGAACGAGAAATCATGTTTTCTTTGGAATTGTGTAATCTAACAGTACCGATTGGGCTAGTAACTGGGCATATAGAATGTCGTTTCCCTATACTTAGCGAATTGGAATTGCTGGTTGAGTGGAGTGTCGCGTATCAGGTGGAAGCTTTGGGACAAATCGAAAGTCAAAAATTACGGGACGAATCCCGTCAAACTGTGGAGAAACGGCAAGCTGACAAGTCTCATTTTTGTTTGGTTCGTGGAGAAATTCCCGTCGCTTACTGTACTTTTAACGCTCGATTACCCGATATCGTGCAGATTGGGGGAGTTTGGACACCTCCGAAGTTACGAGGTAACGGTTACGCAAAATCTGTGGTTGCGGGAGCGTTGCTGTATGCTCGTTTGCAAGGTGTGACGCAAGCAGTGTTATTTACTAGTCCCAATAATATTCCAGCCCAATCTGCATATCGAGCCATTGGGTTTCAGCCAACGGGAGAAGAATATGGTTTATTTTTGCTGTAG
- a CDS encoding CHAT domain-containing protein — protein MKKLVILQFDGDFSTGYKVTLEVGDDGERPDVRKRGELPPALDVVRSFQEWRNIYGSKHGQSRIKVNAVKNFQTVEYKQQCEEYSEKLLSLFHTWLKSESFNSISNYLSDFNTNKEQELRIILSCDRLELRKLPWHLWNLWSGAEVALSAPDAARGVRILRENIRILIILGDSTGINVKADEMLLQKYCRDAEIVTLVEPSRENLNSYLQDEIGWDILFFSGHSQTHNFTDTSEEGAVQGRIFVNKNDSLTMAQLRDSLQTAIQQRLQLAIFNSCDGLGIAAELESLQIPQVIVMREPVPDLVAQEFLKYFLEAFTNGRSLCNSVGYARRQLALLEDDFPCASWLPVIVQNQLEMPPTWQSLGITRSPYRGLMAFREEDADNFFGREAFIEQLVIDVNRKPLVAVIGASGSGKSSVVFAGLIPQLRRDDNRQWRIISFRPGKNPFESLAVALMGSCEIGENRRCQELELEVELKQDISALARMIADISGDGSRVLLVVDQFEEIYTLCSKVEERQIFIDGLLNVCTGELEKQEGKQPFPLTVTVVMTLRADFLGKAMSYQPLGKALQDFPPSLLVPMSRAELERAIIQPAARFSVELEEGLVNKLIDDVGAGEGSLPLQQFALTQLWGKQRPGLLTHQAYTEIGGVTQAVANHAEAVYAGLSEEQQKRAQRVFIQLVQPGEGTEDTRRLATRDEVGDYWDLVTLLANERLLVTNRNQLVEDTVEVVHEALIRNWGRLRGWMDDNREFRVWQERLKVALQQWVDSNKDDGSLLRGATLAVAEYWLQKRGEEVSKPQRWFIEKSVELRERERKQKEKLRRQVIGGLAAGLVLALSLAGFAVWQWQEARIRGMNSSVLSIEALLASKQDLDALIEAVRIGKDLQKNPLGVPEDTKIRTVVTLQKVVYGVRELNRKPPSVESNDATEGKLSELPPLTTIPSKPFDYTAKDGNSEIDIYGFDDGKIQIVKKDGQIVKTINRTSFRIEGIKLSPNGSNFISFDKSVIIKLWSIDGKEIESFGELGGHKYNYNTFDGWRTWEEFPVITDVNFSPDSKMIVSSGRDGKILIWNKETSEPQIIKNHLPAVQSVEFSADGKTVISIDDDGLTQFWSIEPRKQKNLEFGNDLFDFESIDFSHDGNKFITGASLYPLRLWDKNGKLLREFGTDNTRTGKVRFISNDNNIISGDLYGIHIWDKEGKLVRNFKAFEFPTTSRQIAPTMDFNSDAQVAIINNGSIQIWDQYGKLQKTIKQDKKPYDVSFSPNGKIIASIDDQGIKLWNQDGKLLRSIKDNIDFGSINFSPNGQIITTTDRRTIKFWSKEGKLLGQGNSPGSILSISFSPRSNVISSGDDQGIIKFWSKEGKELQTIRDNTYDSRINSLGFSPDGKNLIYSGETAIILNLDLDDLLIKGCDWLHEYLITNPNVSAEDRRLCDGIKP, from the coding sequence ATGAAAAAGTTAGTGATCCTGCAATTTGATGGTGATTTTTCGACGGGGTATAAGGTAACTTTAGAAGTTGGAGATGATGGGGAACGTCCTGATGTGCGGAAGCGGGGAGAATTACCACCCGCGCTAGATGTGGTGCGATCGTTCCAAGAATGGCGCAATATTTATGGAAGTAAGCATGGACAATCTAGAATTAAGGTAAATGCGGTAAAAAATTTCCAGACTGTTGAGTATAAACAGCAATGTGAAGAATATTCTGAGAAACTATTATCTCTTTTCCATACATGGTTAAAATCGGAATCTTTTAATTCTATTAGTAATTATTTATCTGATTTCAATACAAATAAAGAACAGGAATTACGCATAATTTTAAGTTGCGATCGCCTGGAATTACGGAAGCTACCTTGGCATTTGTGGAATTTATGGTCGGGGGCTGAAGTTGCTTTGAGCGCACCGGATGCAGCGCGGGGAGTCAGAATATTACGGGAAAATATTAGAATTTTAATTATTCTTGGTGATAGTACGGGTATAAATGTGAAGGCTGATGAAATGCTTTTACAAAAGTATTGTCGGGATGCGGAAATAGTGACTCTTGTGGAGCCTTCGCGGGAGAATTTAAATAGCTATTTACAGGATGAAATTGGTTGGGATATTTTGTTTTTCTCTGGGCATTCCCAAACCCATAATTTTACCGATACAAGCGAGGAGGGGGCTGTACAAGGGCGAATTTTTGTTAATAAAAATGATAGTTTGACGATGGCACAATTGCGGGATAGTTTGCAAACAGCTATTCAACAAAGATTACAATTAGCTATTTTTAATTCATGCGATGGTTTGGGGATTGCTGCGGAGTTGGAAAGTTTGCAAATTCCCCAAGTAATTGTGATGCGCGAACCTGTTCCTGATTTGGTGGCACAGGAGTTTTTAAAGTATTTTTTAGAAGCATTTACAAATGGTCGCTCTTTGTGCAATTCCGTGGGATATGCACGCAGACAATTAGCTTTGTTGGAAGATGATTTTCCCTGTGCTAGTTGGTTGCCTGTAATTGTCCAAAATCAGTTGGAAATGCCGCCAACATGGCAAAGTTTGGGTATTACTCGCAGTCCCTATCGGGGTTTGATGGCGTTTCGGGAAGAAGATGCTGATAATTTCTTTGGACGGGAAGCGTTTATTGAGCAGTTGGTAATTGACGTAAATCGCAAACCTTTGGTAGCGGTAATTGGTGCATCCGGTAGTGGGAAATCTTCGGTGGTGTTTGCTGGCTTAATTCCTCAATTGCGTCGAGATGATAATAGACAATGGCGGATTATTTCCTTTCGTCCGGGGAAAAATCCCTTTGAATCTTTGGCTGTAGCTTTGATGGGGAGTTGCGAAATCGGGGAAAATCGTCGTTGCCAAGAATTGGAGTTGGAAGTTGAGTTAAAACAGGATATATCTGCGTTGGCAAGAATGATTGCAGATATTTCTGGGGATGGTTCCCGTGTTCTCCTGGTAGTTGACCAATTTGAGGAAATTTACACCCTTTGTTCCAAGGTGGAAGAGCGGCAAATTTTTATCGATGGGTTGTTGAATGTTTGCACAGGTGAACTAGAAAAACAAGAGGGCAAACAGCCGTTTCCCCTTACAGTGACGGTGGTGATGACATTACGGGCGGATTTTTTGGGTAAGGCAATGTCCTATCAACCTTTGGGTAAGGCTTTGCAGGATTTTCCCCCGTCTTTGCTGGTACCGATGAGTCGCGCAGAATTAGAAAGGGCAATTATTCAACCTGCGGCAAGGTTTTCTGTGGAGTTGGAGGAGGGTTTGGTTAATAAGTTGATTGATGATGTGGGTGCGGGGGAGGGTAGTTTACCGTTACAGCAGTTTGCCTTGACGCAGTTGTGGGGGAAACAACGTCCAGGATTGTTGACGCATCAAGCTTATACAGAAATTGGTGGGGTAACGCAGGCTGTAGCAAATCATGCGGAGGCTGTTTATGCTGGGTTGAGTGAGGAGCAACAAAAAAGAGCGCAACGGGTGTTTATTCAGTTGGTGCAACCAGGGGAAGGTACGGAGGATACGCGGAGGTTGGCGACTCGTGATGAGGTGGGGGATTATTGGGATTTGGTGACGTTGTTGGCTAATGAGCGTTTGTTGGTGACAAACCGGAATCAGTTGGTTGAGGATACGGTGGAGGTGGTGCATGAGGCTTTGATTCGGAATTGGGGACGGTTGCGGGGGTGGATGGATGATAATCGGGAGTTTCGTGTTTGGCAAGAACGGTTGAAGGTGGCTTTGCAGCAATGGGTGGATAGTAATAAAGATGATGGGAGTTTGTTGCGGGGTGCAACTTTGGCTGTGGCTGAGTATTGGTTGCAGAAGCGAGGGGAGGAGGTTAGTAAACCGCAGCGATGGTTTATTGAGAAGAGTGTGGAGTTGCGGGAGAGAGAGAGGAAGCAGAAGGAGAAGTTGCGACGACAGGTTATTGGTGGCTTGGCTGCTGGTTTGGTTTTGGCTTTGAGTTTGGCTGGTTTTGCAGTTTGGCAATGGCAAGAGGCACGAATTCGAGGAATGAATAGTAGTGTCTTATCGATAGAAGCTTTATTGGCATCAAAACAAGACCTTGATGCCTTAATAGAAGCAGTAAGAATAGGTAAAGACTTACAAAAAAATCCATTAGGAGTGCCGGAAGACACCAAAATTAGAACTGTAGTTACTCTACAAAAAGTAGTTTACGGAGTAAGAGAGCTTAATCGTAAACCGCCTTCTGTTGAAAGTAATGACGCTACAGAAGGCAAATTATCTGAACTACCGCCACTGACGACAATACCTAGTAAACCTTTTGATTACACTGCTAAAGATGGAAATTCTGAGATTGATATCTATGGTTTTGATGATGGGAAAATACAAATCGTAAAAAAAGATGGTCAAATAGTAAAAACTATAAATAGAACGTCTTTCCGTATAGAAGGTATAAAATTAAGTCCTAATGGCAGCAATTTCATCTCTTTTGATAAATCAGTGATAATTAAACTTTGGAGTATAGATGGTAAGGAAATTGAAAGTTTTGGTGAACTTGGTGGGCATAAATATAATTACAATACTTTTGATGGTTGGAGAACGTGGGAGGAATTTCCCGTAATTACAGATGTGAATTTTAGCCCTGACAGCAAAATGATAGTGTCCAGTGGACGAGATGGAAAAATTTTAATTTGGAATAAAGAGACATCAGAGCCACAAATAATAAAAAATCACCTTCCTGCTGTGCAAAGTGTTGAATTTAGTGCTGATGGCAAAACTGTAATATCTATTGATGATGATGGACTAACACAGTTTTGGAGTATAGAGCCTAGAAAGCAAAAAAATCTAGAATTTGGAAATGATTTATTTGATTTTGAAAGTATAGATTTTAGTCATGATGGTAATAAATTTATTACTGGTGCTTCTTTATATCCATTAAGGTTATGGGACAAAAATGGCAAATTACTACGAGAGTTTGGCACAGATAACACACGCACGGGTAAAGTCAGGTTTATTTCAAATGACAATAATATTATTTCTGGAGATTTATATGGAATCCATATTTGGGACAAAGAAGGTAAACTTGTAAGAAATTTTAAAGCTTTTGAATTTCCAACAACTAGCCGCCAGATTGCACCTACAATGGATTTTAACAGTGATGCTCAAGTAGCCATTATTAATAATGGATCTATTCAAATATGGGATCAATATGGCAAATTACAAAAAACTATAAAACAAGATAAAAAACCTTATGATGTATCTTTTAGTCCTAATGGTAAAATTATTGCTTCTATTGATGATCAGGGAATAAAACTTTGGAACCAAGATGGTAAACTTTTGCGAAGTATCAAAGATAATATTGATTTTGGTTCTATCAATTTCAGCCCTAATGGTCAAATCATTACGACCACTGATAGACGAACAATAAAATTTTGGAGCAAAGAAGGGAAACTACTCGGTCAAGGTAATAGTCCAGGTTCAATTCTGAGCATCTCCTTTAGCCCTAGAAGCAATGTAATTTCATCTGGCGACGATCAAGGAATTATTAAATTTTGGAGCAAAGAAGGAAAAGAACTCCAAACCATTAGAGATAATACTTATGATTCTAGAATTAACAGTTTAGGCTTTAGTCCTGATGGTAAAAATCTTATATATTCTGGAGAAACAGCAATTATATTAAATCTTGACCTTGATGATTTACTTATAAAAGGTTGCGACTGGTTGCATGAATATCTAATAACTAATCCGAATGTTAGCGCGGAAGATAGGCGATTATGTGACGGTATTAAACCTTAA
- a CDS encoding DUF1822 family protein: MNTNREQTSFSIPLSIEAHEKANQRRQGISNSENAKKIYLNTLAVYAVNYYLDCMGFETLVSNADNSNPWMLNLIDLADLEVINIGKIECRPVLPDAEYLEIPTEVRADRVAYVAVQFNQSLKEATILGFTTQTLAKVPLSQLQSVDDLLDYLTAKEQSAKVNIRQWLEGVITEGWVSMEEIFNPRELALRCARNFSITRCKKVDIGLQFNGESVILIIKLNSKNKDIIDMKNQNHGEIDIIVQVQPDLEKSLCLPPGLKLAVIDEDGKQVDAVTSRQNDNWVEIELSAKLNEEFCVEIILGESKVTQEFVV, from the coding sequence ATGAACACTAACCGCGAACAAACATCTTTCAGCATTCCTCTCAGTATAGAAGCCCATGAAAAGGCAAATCAACGCAGACAGGGAATATCAAATAGTGAAAACGCAAAAAAAATATATCTCAATACTTTAGCTGTATATGCAGTCAATTATTATCTTGATTGCATGGGTTTTGAAACCTTAGTTTCAAATGCAGATAATAGTAATCCGTGGATGCTAAATTTAATTGATTTGGCTGATTTAGAAGTAATAAATATTGGCAAAATCGAATGTCGTCCGGTGTTACCAGATGCGGAATATTTGGAAATTCCCACGGAAGTAAGAGCAGATAGAGTTGCTTATGTTGCTGTGCAGTTTAATCAATCTTTAAAAGAAGCCACAATTTTAGGGTTTACAACTCAAACACTAGCGAAAGTTCCTTTAAGTCAGTTGCAATCTGTTGATGATTTACTCGATTATTTAACAGCGAAGGAACAATCTGCAAAAGTCAATATTAGACAATGGTTAGAAGGAGTAATTACAGAAGGTTGGGTCAGTATGGAAGAGATATTTAATCCACGAGAACTGGCTCTAAGATGTGCTAGGAATTTTAGTATTACACGGTGTAAAAAAGTTGATATAGGTTTACAGTTTAATGGTGAGTCTGTGATTCTGATTATCAAGTTAAATTCCAAAAATAAAGACATAATTGATATGAAAAATCAAAATCACGGTGAAATAGATATTATTGTACAAGTTCAACCCGACTTGGAGAAAAGTCTTTGTTTACCACCTGGATTAAAGTTAGCTGTTATTGATGAAGATGGAAAACAAGTAGATGCTGTTACTTCTCGGCAGAATGATAATTGGGTGGAGATTGAATTAAGTGCAAAATTAAATGAGGAATTTTGTGTTGAGATAATTTTAGGTGAGTCAAAAGTTACCCAGGAATTTGTTGTATGA